CTATGGTTTACATAAAGAGCCTAGCAAAGCAAATGAATCGAGGTAAAGTATGAAATTATTATCCTTCTTACTATTTGTTGGGCTGGTGGTCATTTCTACCTGGCCTCACCTATACTATTTATGGAAAAGAGAAGAGCATAAAACCTTCAAAGTAGTAATAGGAATCCTAAGCCTAGCTGCTGTTGCTGGGGTCATCTTGATTTTCGGTATCCAAGTTCCTTCCATCGCTAGCTTATTCAATGGTCTAAACGATCTTGTGAAATGAAACGGAGGTATCGAACATGATTGAACAAGGGAGAATCAGCAACACTCAAGCTGCAATGTTGGCTATTACCTCCTTGACCATAATCGGTCACCTGATTTTATTAACAGTGATTCTATCCCAAAGTCGTCAAGACGGTTGGATCGCCGCTATTGTAGGTACCGTACTTGGGTTTATCGGTATACTTTCTTTAGTAAAACTATCGCAAACCTTCCCTGGTCTAACTTTAATTGAAATCCTGTTTCAGCATTTCTCATGGCTGGGCAAATGCCTAGGTATAGTTTATCTTATTTATTTTTTTATTATGGTGATTTTAGGAACAAGATTATTTGTTGAAGCATACAAACGAATCATGCCTGAAACACCAGCATGGGCTTTCGTGACGATTATTCTTCTGCTAACAGCCTTTATTGTTTATCTTGGTTTGGAGACACTGGGACGTTTAAATCAGATTATGCTACCTATACTCGTGTTTTTCGCACTTGCGGTTGTTTTTTTAACTATGGGTGGACACAAAGACTATGCAAACCTGTTGCCAATCTTAGGTAACGGTATCCGTCCCGTCGCAACTGGCTCTCTCTCCGTGATGGCATGGTTTGGTGAATTCGTCATAATGGGAATGATTCTTCCTT
The DNA window shown above is from Bacillus sp. T3 and carries:
- a CDS encoding endospore germination permease, which translates into the protein MIEQGRISNTQAAMLAITSLTIIGHLILLTVILSQSRQDGWIAAIVGTVLGFIGILSLVKLSQTFPGLTLIEILFQHFSWLGKCLGIVYLIYFFIMVILGTRLFVEAYKRIMPETPAWAFVTIILLLTAFIVYLGLETLGRLNQIMLPILVFFALAVVFLTMGGHKDYANLLPILGNGIRPVATGSLSVMAWFGEFVIMGMILPYVQRPKILVKTGAWSALITLIFFLGPITGPVALFGPVEAAKMTFPTFSEVRYIAAGEVINRFDTIAILFWTVGSMIRIALFFYGLSLGIGQAFKLSSYKPLVIPLAWLIGVFSLLFAKNYAEFNEFLFQSYVPLNLIMGAFIPVILIVLTMVFFRKKERKTA